The Sphingorhabdus sp. Alg231-15 genome has a segment encoding these proteins:
- the folP gene encoding dihydropteroate synthase → MVDAVGPDAKLYLKPVGFLDSPQYFDDQNKHLNNSLIWFSQIEYTIFDGDGPAIRNLVPVEQWDKIASQLPEPLQERAAVLIANLAKDHAPLQCGDRVLRFDQPHVMGILNMTPDSFSDGGKHEGDPQIAADAGFNMATAGASIIDIGGESTRPGAEAVWEGDEIKRVVPVIEKLTQCGAALSIDTRKAAVMEAAIAAGAHIINDVSALLHDKRALEVAGVSGRPVVLMHAPSSGKDPHKGNGYGNVVTDTFDWLEQRISDVVEAGFEREKIIVDPGLGFGKSLSDNLALMNNIAVFHALGQPLLIGASRKRMIGALSKEAPVDERLGGSIAFAHHAIQQGAQIVRVHDVPETVQAAQIWRGMRDAGVTARV, encoded by the coding sequence ATGGTGGATGCTGTCGGCCCGGATGCAAAACTCTATCTGAAGCCTGTTGGGTTTCTCGACAGCCCACAATATTTTGATGACCAGAATAAACATTTAAACAATAGTTTAATATGGTTTTCTCAGATTGAATATACGATATTTGATGGCGATGGACCGGCGATCAGAAACCTCGTTCCGGTGGAACAGTGGGACAAGATTGCATCGCAATTGCCGGAACCCTTGCAAGAACGCGCTGCGGTTCTGATTGCCAATCTCGCCAAGGACCATGCGCCACTGCAATGTGGCGACCGGGTGCTTCGTTTTGATCAACCCCATGTGATGGGTATCCTCAACATGACGCCGGACAGTTTCTCCGATGGCGGCAAACATGAGGGCGACCCACAAATCGCGGCGGATGCCGGTTTTAATATGGCGACAGCAGGGGCATCGATCATCGACATAGGTGGCGAGTCAACGCGCCCGGGTGCCGAGGCCGTATGGGAAGGCGATGAGATCAAACGGGTTGTGCCGGTGATTGAGAAACTCACGCAATGTGGTGCAGCCTTGTCGATCGACACGCGCAAGGCAGCGGTGATGGAGGCTGCAATTGCAGCGGGCGCGCATATTATCAATGATGTATCGGCGCTGCTGCATGACAAACGCGCGTTGGAAGTGGCTGGCGTGTCGGGCAGGCCAGTGGTGCTGATGCACGCCCCATCAAGTGGCAAGGATCCGCATAAGGGTAACGGTTATGGAAATGTCGTTACCGATACATTTGACTGGCTGGAACAGCGTATTTCTGATGTTGTTGAAGCAGGTTTTGAACGGGAGAAAATTATCGTCGATCCCGGTCTTGGTTTCGGTAAGTCACTGTCCGACAATCTGGCATTGATGAACAATATCGCGGTGTTCCACGCCCTGGGGCAACCTTTGCTTATCGGTGCCAGCCGCAAGCGAATGATCGGGGCGTTGTCCAAGGAAGCGCCGGTGGATGAACGGCTTGGTGGTTCGATTGCCTTTGCACATCACGCGATCCAGCAGGGCGCACAGATTGTGCGAGTGCATGATGTGCCAGAAACTGTTCAGGCGGCGCAAATCTGGCGCGGTATGCGTGATGCCGGAGTGACGGCGCGGGTTTAA
- a CDS encoding DNA methyltransferase, with protein sequence MGIIERIDAPKTKTKAKTSGAKKPAVDLPLNQILKMDCVEAMKSLPDESVDMVFADPPYNLQLGGDLYRPEGGQVDAVDDAWDQFDSFAVYDAFTKAWLKEARRILKPNGSLWVIGSYHNIFRVGASLQDLGYWILNDIIWRKANPMPNFKGTRFTNAHETLIWASKSEKAKYTFNYRAMKNLNDELQMRSDWVMPICGGQERLKRNGVKAHPTQKPEALLYRVMLATTNKGDVVLDPFFGTGTTGAVAKRLGRHWIGCEKEDNYCEVAEERIEAALPLDESELKTMQSPKAKPRVAFGTLVETGYLKPGTELCSKNRKFKAKVRADGSLVWNGHEGSIHKIGATVQDAPSCNGWTYWYYDDGKELKPVDALRQTYLLATEP encoded by the coding sequence ATGGGTATCATTGAGCGTATCGACGCGCCCAAAACTAAAACGAAGGCAAAAACCAGCGGAGCGAAAAAGCCCGCGGTCGACCTGCCATTAAACCAGATTTTGAAGATGGATTGTGTTGAGGCAATGAAATCACTGCCCGATGAATCCGTCGATATGGTCTTTGCTGATCCACCCTATAATCTACAGCTTGGCGGCGATCTCTACCGGCCCGAAGGCGGGCAGGTCGATGCTGTCGATGATGCCTGGGACCAGTTTGACAGTTTTGCCGTTTACGACGCTTTTACAAAGGCCTGGCTGAAAGAAGCGCGGCGCATCCTGAAGCCCAATGGCTCACTTTGGGTGATTGGCAGCTATCACAACATCTTCCGGGTCGGCGCGTCACTGCAGGATCTCGGCTACTGGATATTGAACGACATCATCTGGCGTAAAGCCAACCCAATGCCGAATTTCAAGGGTACACGCTTTACCAATGCCCATGAAACGCTGATCTGGGCGTCGAAGAGCGAGAAGGCGAAATATACATTCAATTATCGCGCGATGAAGAATCTGAATGACGAGCTGCAAATGCGCAGCGACTGGGTCATGCCGATCTGCGGTGGGCAGGAGCGTCTGAAACGCAACGGTGTCAAGGCACATCCAACCCAAAAGCCAGAGGCTTTGCTTTACCGAGTGATGCTAGCCACCACCAATAAAGGTGATGTTGTGCTCGATCCGTTTTTCGGAACCGGAACCACTGGCGCTGTCGCGAAACGCCTGGGTCGCCACTGGATTGGCTGCGAAAAGGAAGATAATTACTGTGAGGTAGCCGAAGAGCGCATAGAAGCGGCGCTGCCATTGGATGAAAGCGAGTTAAAAACCATGCAATCGCCCAAGGCGAAACCGCGGGTAGCTTTCGGGACGTTGGTCGAAACCGGCTATCTGAAACCGGGTACGGAATTGTGCAGCAAGAACCGCAAGTTCAAGGCCAAGGTCCGCGCAGATGGCTCGCTGGTCTGGAATGGCCATGAGGGATCCATCCATAAAATCGGCGCGACAGTGCAGGATGCACCGAGCTGTAATGGCTGGACCTATTGGTATTATGATGATGGTAAAGAACTGAAACCGGTCGATGCCTTGCGGCAGACCTATTTGTTAGCGACGGAGCCTTAG
- a CDS encoding 2Fe-2S iron-sulfur cluster-binding protein, with the protein MTITLNINGKDETVDAAAGTPLLWVLRDHLKMTGTKFGCGIAQCGACTVHVDDAPTRACITPHDTLEGSKITTIEGVTGGAADAIRSAWIKNDVPQCGYCQSGQIMAATALLDENSNPSDEDIDAAMSGNICRCATYMSIRRAIKEAAGDL; encoded by the coding sequence ATGACCATAACACTTAATATCAATGGAAAAGACGAAACCGTGGATGCGGCTGCCGGCACGCCGCTGCTCTGGGTTTTGCGTGATCATCTGAAAATGACCGGGACCAAATTTGGCTGCGGTATTGCGCAATGCGGCGCATGTACGGTCCATGTTGATGATGCACCAACCCGTGCCTGTATTACCCCGCACGACACGCTGGAAGGTTCAAAAATCACAACCATCGAAGGGGTGACGGGCGGCGCAGCAGACGCGATCCGTTCGGCGTGGATTAAAAATGACGTACCGCAATGTGGCTATTGCCAGTCAGGCCAGATCATGGCGGCAACGGCATTGCTGGATGAAAACTCCAACCCAAGCGATGAGGATATCGATGCAGCGATGAGCGGGAATATCTGCCGCTGTGCCACTTATATGAGCATACGCCGCGCCATCAAGGAAGCGGCCGGAGATCTCTAG
- a CDS encoding molybdopterin cofactor-binding domain-containing protein, with product MFLHDIGIIPGGDNKSEPNPDASKITNLTRRGFVVGSSLFVVGVTLAGCSRYEEPKIDPDSLDLPAAGPSPLTEVKGGDATPALWIAIEEDGTVKITCHRSEMGQQVWTSMAQIVADELDADWENVEIVQAVGHERYGDQNTDGSRSVRYNFHRLRLAGAAMKQMLEQAAAIYWKMEPSECEASLGKVGNSQNSDTLSYGNLAKVAAKLQVPEEKDIAVKDPKDWRYINKEIASLTIPKITRGEGTFGIDVDIPEMVYAVIARPPQLFGKTGAVRDEKALAIPGVMQTVKLPDATPPALFKALGGVAVIGSDTWAAIQGRNALEIDWVDGPNAGYDSETFADQMIQTAKRSGTVRRKRGDVAAGLSGADSRVEAEYYAPHLSQSPMEPPAATARWDGDKLECWACVQDPQATRQTLSDLLEIDKENITVNATWLGGAFGRKSKPDFVVEAAIIAKEVGRPVKVTWTREDEVRHGYYHSVSAQRMEAGLDADGKCTSYLHRTVFPPIASTFAPGMDVPTDGEMGLGATDVPFNMPNLQVESGNAKGHLRIGWLRSVSNIYHAFAVQSFAAEMAHAAGRDQKDYLLELIGNARNIDPADEGATYPNYDASIEEYPIETARLSNVVNVASEMAKWGRSMPSGHGLGIAVHRSFLSYIATVVEVAVSPEGALTIPGVWLAVDAGTVINPRHTRAQMEGGTIYGLSNALFGEITAKNGAVVQDNFPSWRVLRMGEAPRAFEVQIVPSNSAPAGVGEPATPPAAPALTNAIFNATGHRIRKLPIIGASGSRLSLPTEETA from the coding sequence ATGTTTCTGCATGATATTGGGATCATTCCTGGTGGAGATAATAAATCGGAACCCAATCCGGATGCTTCCAAAATCACCAATTTGACACGGCGCGGTTTTGTAGTGGGATCAAGCCTGTTTGTGGTTGGTGTTACACTTGCCGGTTGTTCCCGATATGAAGAACCCAAGATCGATCCTGATAGTCTCGATTTGCCCGCTGCTGGACCCAGCCCACTGACCGAGGTGAAGGGCGGTGATGCGACTCCCGCCTTGTGGATAGCTATTGAAGAAGATGGCACGGTCAAGATCACCTGCCATCGCTCCGAAATGGGCCAGCAGGTTTGGACCTCCATGGCCCAGATCGTGGCCGATGAGTTGGACGCCGATTGGGAAAATGTCGAGATTGTCCAAGCGGTTGGCCATGAACGTTATGGCGATCAGAATACCGATGGATCGCGATCCGTGCGTTATAACTTCCATCGTTTGCGTCTGGCCGGCGCCGCGATGAAACAAATGTTGGAACAAGCCGCTGCAATTTACTGGAAGATGGAGCCATCCGAATGCGAAGCGTCACTCGGCAAAGTTGGCAACAGCCAGAATAGCGATACGTTATCCTATGGCAATCTGGCAAAGGTAGCAGCGAAACTGCAAGTTCCCGAAGAAAAAGATATTGCGGTCAAAGATCCCAAAGACTGGCGCTACATCAACAAGGAAATCGCCTCTCTCACCATCCCCAAGATCACCCGCGGCGAAGGCACGTTCGGCATTGATGTCGATATCCCAGAAATGGTCTACGCCGTCATCGCCAGACCGCCGCAGTTGTTCGGCAAGACAGGAGCGGTGCGTGACGAGAAGGCACTGGCCATTCCGGGTGTCATGCAAACCGTAAAATTGCCGGATGCAACCCCACCTGCCCTGTTCAAGGCACTGGGCGGCGTGGCGGTCATTGGATCTGATACCTGGGCCGCCATTCAGGGGCGCAATGCTCTGGAGATTGATTGGGTCGACGGCCCCAATGCCGGCTATGATTCCGAGACATTTGCCGACCAGATGATCCAAACGGCCAAACGGTCTGGAACGGTCAGACGGAAGCGTGGAGACGTCGCTGCCGGATTATCCGGCGCCGACAGCCGTGTGGAGGCGGAATATTATGCGCCGCACCTATCGCAATCACCGATGGAGCCACCAGCCGCCACGGCTCGTTGGGATGGTGACAAGCTTGAATGCTGGGCCTGCGTACAGGACCCTCAGGCAACGCGGCAAACCCTGTCGGACTTGCTCGAGATCGACAAGGAAAATATCACCGTAAACGCGACCTGGCTGGGCGGCGCTTTTGGTCGCAAGTCAAAACCGGATTTCGTGGTGGAGGCGGCAATTATCGCCAAGGAAGTGGGCCGCCCGGTCAAGGTGACCTGGACCCGCGAAGACGAGGTTCGCCACGGCTATTATCACTCGGTTAGCGCACAACGAATGGAAGCCGGACTGGATGCAGATGGCAAATGCACATCCTATCTTCATCGCACGGTCTTTCCGCCAATAGCGTCGACATTCGCGCCGGGAATGGATGTTCCGACCGATGGCGAAATGGGACTGGGCGCGACCGATGTGCCATTCAACATGCCGAACCTGCAGGTTGAGTCCGGCAATGCCAAGGGCCATTTGCGGATCGGCTGGCTGCGATCGGTTTCCAACATCTATCACGCATTTGCGGTGCAGAGCTTTGCCGCAGAAATGGCGCATGCTGCTGGCCGGGATCAGAAAGACTATTTGCTAGAGCTGATCGGTAACGCGCGCAACATAGACCCCGCTGACGAAGGGGCAACATATCCCAATTATGATGCATCAATCGAGGAATATCCGATTGAAACGGCGCGGCTTTCCAATGTCGTCAATGTCGCTTCGGAAATGGCCAAATGGGGCCGATCCATGCCTTCGGGTCATGGATTGGGCATCGCCGTCCATCGATCATTTCTATCCTATATTGCCACGGTGGTCGAAGTAGCGGTCAGCCCGGAAGGAGCGTTGACTATCCCGGGCGTCTGGCTGGCCGTCGATGCTGGAACGGTTATAAATCCGCGCCACACACGGGCGCAGATGGAAGGCGGAACAATTTATGGCCTCTCCAACGCCCTATTTGGCGAAATCACCGCGAAAAATGGCGCTGTTGTGCAAGATAATTTCCCGTCATGGCGGGTATTGCGCATGGGCGAAGCACCGCGCGCTTTCGAAGTACAGATTGTCCCGTCAAACAGTGCCCCTGCCGGCGTTGGCGAACCCGCCACACCGCCTGCAGCGCCGGCGCTCACCAACGCGATATTCAATGCAACCGGTCACCGGATCCGGAAGCTACCGATAATCGGGGCATCGGGAAGCCGGTTGTCTTTGCCCACTGAAGAAACCGCATAA